GATCGAGATCACCGAGGACGTCTTCGAGGACGGCCGAGACGACAGGGAAAAGTTCGAGCACCTCGAATCCGTCCGCGAGGTTTCCGGTGAGCTCTGAATGGACGACACGCTCGAATCACTGTTTGCCGTCATCGAGGATCGTAAGGAAACGCTGCCCGAGGACTCCTACACCGCGTCGCTGTTTACCCACGAGAAGGGTGAGAACGCGGTGCTCGAGAAGCTCGGCGAGGAAAGCACCGAGCTCGTCCTCGCGGCCAAGGACGACGAGCGCGAGGAGATCGCCGCCGAGTCCGCCGACATCGTCTACCATCTACTGGTGTTGCTGTCGATGAAGGGGATGGACCTCGAAGATCTCGAGGACGAACTCGAGGCCCGGCGCTGAGGGCTGCCTGCAGTCGCCCGGGCCAGGTTGATGACACCGTCCGGTGTTAACGTGTCCGCATGGCAGTCAAACGGATCGAACACGCCGACGACCACATGCAGGAGTGTATCGACAACTGCCTCGAGGCCGCACAGGTCTGTGAGTGGTGTGCGGACGCCTGCGCCGACGAGGGCGAGGAGATGGCCCGCTGTATCCGGCTCTGCCGGGACGTAGCCGACATCGCGTCGCTGCACGCGCGGTTCATGGCCCGGAACTCGGCCTACCACGAGGAGCTGGGCGAGCTCTGTGCGGACATCTGCGAGGAGTGTGCCGAGGAGTGCGACGGTCACGACCACGACCACTGTCAGGCCTGCGCGGAGATCCTTCCCGACTGCGTCGAGAGCTGCCGCGAGATGGCTAGCTGAACGCGTAGAGTGCGTTTCGGCTTCGCTCGCGGTTTCCTCCCGATCGCTACACTCGGCGACCGGGACCGCGCGGCTCGCGCGAGCGATCGGGACCGAACAGACCGCCGATCGCGCCGGCGATCGCGCTCTCGAGAGCCATAATAAACGAGATCGCAAGCGCTACGAGGAAGATCCCGAACCCGGCGAGTCCACTGATCAGACCCCCGATCGGGCCGCCCGCCCAGCCGGCGAGGCCGACGAAGACGGCAACGAGCAGGCCGCCGACGAGACCGCCGAACGCCCCGGCGAGCAGTCCGTGCCAGAGGCCACGACCGAGCCCGCCACCCGCCAGGTAGCCCGCGACGAGCCCGCCGACCAGCCCCGCTGCCAGCTGGCCGACGCCCGGCAGCGTGAGCCCGACGATTCCGAGGACGGTGATGACGAGAAAGCCGATGATGACGGCGCGCCAGTCGGTCATACCGATTCGTCGGACGCGAGCGGACATAAGCCCTCGGCGTGGCCGCTGCCGGTCGCGGGCCGTCGGCGATCCGGCTCCGTCCGGCCGCGGGATAACGAACGACCTTTTACGGTCGCGGTTTCTAGCTGAACGCATGATTTTCGAAGACCTTCCGACCACGCCCACGTCGGAAGAGCTGATCGACAAGGCGTTCTCGCGGGCGGCGCGGGCCGGAAAGGCCAAGGGCGGCCTTGAGGCCCAGCAGTCGATGCTCCAGACGGCGGCGAACATCATCTCGGACAACCTGGAGAACGTCGTCACGGCCTGGCCCGACTTCGAGTACGACGCCCACCCGTTCTACTACGAGCTCGCAGACGCGATTCTCGAGATCCCCGACGCTGCGGACGCCGACTCCGGCGTCGACGCGCTCCGGAAGAGCCTCTCGGAGGTGATGTGGGCCAGCCGCAAGGCCCGCGAGATCCACGAGGAGTACCAGCCGAAGCTCCGCAAAACCGACATCGACACCGCGCGCAAACACCGCAAGCAGGCGTTTGCCCGCCTGGCCGACATCGTCGAGCAGGTCGAGGACGACCTGCTGTGGATCAACGAGGCGCGCAACGCCCTGCGGGACCTGCCCGAGATCAACCCCGACGAGCCGACGATCGTCGTCGCCGGCTACCCTAACGTCGGCAAGTCCTCGTTCGTCAACGACGTCACGAACGCCCGCGGCGAGACGGCCTCCTACCCGTTCACGACGAAAGGGATCGGGTTAGGCCACTTCGAGCGCGATCACATCCGCTACCAGATCGTCGACACGCCGGGGCTGCTCGACCGCAAACCCGAGGAGCGCAACCAGATCGAGTCCCAGGCGGTCAGCGCGATCGAACACCTCGCGGACTGCATGCTCGTCGTTCTCGATCCCAGCGGAGAGTGTGGCTACCCGCTCGCGTCCCAGCTCGAGCTTCGGGACGCCATCGCCGCACAGTTCG
This genomic window from Natronococcus occultus SP4 contains:
- a CDS encoding four-helix bundle copper-binding protein, giving the protein MAVKRIEHADDHMQECIDNCLEAAQVCEWCADACADEGEEMARCIRLCRDVADIASLHARFMARNSAYHEELGELCADICEECAEECDGHDHDHCQACAEILPDCVESCREMAS
- a CDS encoding DUF5518 domain-containing protein — translated: MTDWRAVIIGFLVITVLGIVGLTLPGVGQLAAGLVGGLVAGYLAGGGLGRGLWHGLLAGAFGGLVGGLLVAVFVGLAGWAGGPIGGLISGLAGFGIFLVALAISFIMALESAIAGAIGGLFGPDRSREPRGPGRRV
- a CDS encoding NOG1 family protein; its protein translation is MIFEDLPTTPTSEELIDKAFSRAARAGKAKGGLEAQQSMLQTAANIISDNLENVVTAWPDFEYDAHPFYYELADAILEIPDAADADSGVDALRKSLSEVMWASRKAREIHEEYQPKLRKTDIDTARKHRKQAFARLADIVEQVEDDLLWINEARNALRDLPEINPDEPTIVVAGYPNVGKSSFVNDVTNARGETASYPFTTKGIGLGHFERDHIRYQIVDTPGLLDRKPEERNQIESQAVSAIEHLADCMLVVLDPSGECGYPLASQLELRDAIAAQFEDVPVFTIANKADRADRWDAAAEDEYDHAMSVETGENVEGVLDAAVEAIGYEPELPFEE
- the hisE gene encoding phosphoribosyl-ATP diphosphatase translates to MDDTLESLFAVIEDRKETLPEDSYTASLFTHEKGENAVLEKLGEESTELVLAAKDDEREEIAAESADIVYHLLVLLSMKGMDLEDLEDELEARR